GCCCTACATCCCGCCCACCCTTCTCAAGGCCATCGGCTGGATCGAGAGCGGGTGGTCCCAGGCGAGCCTGCACCCCATGGTGAACCCGGGAGATGTGGGGCCGGCCCTGGTCTCCTTCGACTGCGGCTACGGCATCATGCAGGTGACCTCGGGCATGCAGCCGCCGCCGGGCTCGCCGCCCCGCTCTCACCCGCCCACCATGGAGCAGGCCCTCATAGGGGGGCATTACGCCTTCAACATCGCCCGGGGGGCCCTGATCCTGGCCCAGAAGTGGAACCTGGCACCCGAGTTCAACCCCATCGTGGGGGAGCGAGACCCGCGGGTGGTGGAGAACTGGTACTTCGCTGTCTGGAGCTACAACGGCTTCGCCTTCGTTAATCACCCCCGCAACCCTGACTTCCCCTTCCCCAGGCCGCCCTACAAGGGCTGCGACCCCAATCCGGACGGCGCCGCCGACAACCGGGGCAACTACCCCTATCAGGAGCTGGTCTACGGCTGCATGGCCTATCCGCCCGTCTGGGGAGGCCGGCCCCTCTGGACGCCGCTGCAGGCGGCCTTGCCCGACTACACCCAGCCGGCCTTCAGCGATACCAGCCGCTTCTTCAACTGCGCCCGCGGCCTGGGCTGCGCGGGCATGGACATCCCCACTCCCATCCTTTCGCCGACGGCTACGGCTACGCCCACGCCCACGTCCACGCCGACCCCGACGCCGACGGCCACCCCCACCGTCACTCCTACGGCCACGCCGACGGCTACCCCCAGCCCCACCGCCACCGGCAGCGGCGGCACATCGGCCGTATCGACCACCGGGGCCATCGACCCCACCGTCCCCCGAGCGAACCGGGGGGCCTTGCTGGGACTGCCCACGGCGGCCGCCTCTCCCGGCAGCATCAACCTGCGAGCGGTGTCGGGCCTCTCATCGGACTGGGTCAACATCACCGTGTCCAACCCGGGCACCGGCGTCTTCGCCTGGTATGCCACCGCCGACGTTCCCTGGCTGCAGCTATCCCGCATCGAAGGGATATCCCTGGGGAGCGACCTGGGGGGCCGGGTCTCCAGCCTGGCAGTGAGGGCATCGGCCGAGGGTCTGGGGCCGGGGACCTACTTCGGACGGGTCAGCATCCGCTCCCTTTACGGTGGCTCGGCCGAGGTGACGGTGACGCTGACGGTGGTGCCCGGCCTGCCCATGAGCTCCTGGAACGCCGCCGATTTCAGCGGCGATGCCCGTGGCGATCTGGCTGCCGCCAGCAGCGACACCGTCCTGTCTACCTGGCTGTCCCAGGGCGATGGCAGCTTCAGCCAGCGCAACTTCCCTGCGCCCTATCCCCTTTCCCAGGGCACCTGGCTGGCGGGCAACTTCAACGGCGACCGCCTGGCCGACCTGCTGCACGTGGCCCCCGACCGGGTGGTGACCTGGTTCTCGTGGGGCGACGGCACCTACCTGCCCTGGCAGGGCAATGTCGTCCCTTCGCAGGGCGTCTGGCTGACGGGACGCTTCAACGCTGACAATCTGACGGACGTGGTCTACATAGGCAGCGACCGGGCAGTGACCTGGTTCAACTGGGGCGATGGGACCTACTTGCCCTGGCCGGCCAACCCCATCCCGCCGCCGGGCGGGACCTGGCTTGTGGGCGACTTCAATGGCGACGGTCTCAGCGACCTGGCCAACATCAGCATCGCCAGGGTGCTGCTGTGGCTCAACTGGGGCAACGGCAGCTACCTGGTGGTGACGGCCAATGCCGCCCCGCCCTCGGGCGGCCCCTGGGTAGCGGGTGACTTCAACAACGACCGCCTGACGGACCTATTCGTGGTCACGGGGGCCAATACCGTGCAGACCTGGCTGGACCGGGGCAACGGGGCCTTTCAGCCAGTCGCCTTCCGTGCCACCTACGACGTCTCGAGGGGCACCTGGCTGGTGGGCGACTTCAATGGCGATGGCCTGGCCGACCTGCTGCACGTGGCCCCCGACCGGGTCATGACCTGGTTCTCGTGGGGCGACGGCACCTACGTGACCTGGACGGCCAACATCGCCCCCGCCGCCCAGGCCACCTGGCTGGCGGCCGACTTCGACGGCGACCGCAAGACCGATGTGGCCCGCGTCACTGTGGACCGTATCGTGGCCTGGCTGAGCCGCGGCGACGGCACCTACGCCCAGCGCTAGGCAGGGGAAGGGGAACGAGAGAGGCTCTCGGCGTAGAGCCGGGTCACCTCGTCGGGGCGGCCTTCGGCCATCACCCGGCCCCCGTCCAGCCAGAGGGCGCGCTGACAGAACAGGTTCACCAGCTCCAGGGAGTGACTCACCAGCACAATGGTCACCCCCTGCTCCTGGAACTGGCGCATGCGTGCCAGACACTTCTCCTGGAAGGCCAGGTCGCCTACCGCCAGCACCTCGTCCACCAGCAGGATGTCGGGGTCGCTGTGGACGGCCACCGCGAACCCGAGCCGCACATACATGCCCGAGGAGTAGCGCTTGACGGGCACATCGATGAACTCGCCGAGCTCGGCGAAGGCGACGATGTCGTCGAACCGCTCCCGTATCTGGCGGTTGCTCATGCCCAGGATGGAGGCGTTCATGTATACGTTCTCCCGCCCCGTCATGTCGGGGTGGAAGCCAGCCCCCAACTCGATGAGGGGGGATACTCGGCCCCGCACCACCACCGTGCCGCTGGTGGGGGCCGTGACTCCGGCGATCATCTTCAGGATGGTGCTCTTGCCGCTACCGTTGCGGCCCACGATGCCCAGCGTCTCCCCCCGACGGACGCTGAAGGTCACGTCCCGCAGGGCGTAGAAAGGCTCCGAGAACGCCTCCCCTCGCAACAGGGCCGGCACGAACTCCCGCAGCGTCCGGTGGTGGTGGATGCGGAACCGCTTGCTCACCGACCGGAACTCGATGACCTCCTCAGACACTGTCGGCAAACCCCGGCTCCATCTTCTTGAAGAGATAATAGCCCACCACGAAGGTGGCCAAGGAGATGGCCAGCCCCATGAGCACCCGCTCGGTGCCGGGGCTGATGCCCTGCAGGACCACCCGTCGATAGGCCTCGATGAACAGGGAGTTGGGGTTCAGGTCGAACAGCCACTGATATCCCTCGGGCACCCGCGATAACGGATAGAGGACGGGCGTCAGGTAGAACCAGAGGGTGAGGGCCACCCCCACCAGGAAGCTCACGTCGTGAAAGTAGAGGTTGAGGGCTGCCAGCGGCAGCGAGAGGCCCACCGTGAACACGAACTGGACCAGGAACAGGAGGGGCACCCAGACCGACGTCCAGGCCGGCGGGTGACCGAAGAAGACCATCAGCCCTGTCAGGATAAGCAGGCCCACCAGCAGGTCCACCACCTTGGTCAGAATGGCGGCGATGGGCAGGATCTCCCGGGGGAAATAGACCTTGGTCACCAGCCCCGCCGCCCCCGACACGCTGCCGGTGGCTGACGAGACAGCGGCCGAGAAGAAGTTCCAGGGCAGCAGCCCCATGAACAGGAACAGCGTGTAGGGAACGCCAGGGATGCCTGTGGGCACCTGCAGGATGCGCGAGAAGACGAAGGTCAGAATGAGCATCTGGCTCAGGGGATTGACCAACGTCCAGGAATACCCCAGCACCGACTGCTTGAACTGGCCCTTCAGATGGCGGACGGTCATGTGGGCCAGCAGCTCTCGCCGTTGCCACAGCTCCCACAGGGCCGGCGGCAGCTGGGCCACGGTGAAAGGGCTGCGCAGACCAGCAGTCTGGACTGAACCTGACGAGGGTGGCATCGGCCTTCAGGCGCCGTGGGGGCGGCGAGGGCCGGATGACGGGGGCCTCGTTCCCGCCCGTGTCACAGCCTTGGCCCGCACTGGGCTACCTTAGGCCCGCACGCGAGGGGCGTGGGCGGAGCCGTTGGTAATAGGCTCCTCTATGTATACATCCCCATTGCGGATCTTGATGTTGAACCCACAGGTGGGATTGGTGCACACCCACGCCTTGAAGTAGACTGCGGCCCCATGGCCGCCGTAGTCGGAGAGAGGGACTAGGTCCCCGGTCTGGCACTTCTGGCATTTGGGAAAGCTGGTCACCACCACTGTAACCCTCCCGCCTTCAGGCTTGGGCGTCCGCAATTCGAACAGGGAGTGTAACAAAACGGTCTGGACAAGGCAAGAGGGGGGACGGCTGCGTCGTCAACGCATTGTCCCCTTTTTTCACATTTCTCCCGCTATGACGGCCATTCTCCGCCTAGCTCAGCGTAGCTCCTCTCTTCACCAGCCAGTATTCGAGGCTGTCGGCCAGGGCCAGCCAGGAGGCCTCGATGATGTCGGTGGAGGCGCCCACCGTCGTCCAGCTCTGCTCGCCGTCGGTGGACTCGATGAGGACCCGCACCGAGGCGGCGGTGCCATGGCCCGGGTCGATGATGCGCACCTTGTAGTCCACCAGCTTCACCGCCTCCAGGCTGGGGTAGAACTGGAGGAGGGCCTTGCGCACGGCGGCGTCCAGGGCGTTGACGGGGCCGTTCCCCTCGGCGGCGGTGTGGATCACCTCGTCGCCCACCCGCACCTTGACCATCGCCTCGGCCAGCATCTCGCGGTCGCCAGGGCCGTGGTGGCGCCGCTCCACCACCATGAAGTCCTCCAGCTCGAAGGGGGGCTGGTATCCGGGGCGGCTGCGGCGCACCAGCAATTCCAGGGAGGCCTCGGCGCCTTCGTACTGGTAGCCGCGGCTCTCCATCATCTTCACCTGCTCCACGATGCGGCGCGCCTCCTCCCGGTCCACCTCCACTCCCTGCTCCCGCAGCTTGGCCAGCACGCCATGGCTTCCCGACAGCTCCGACACCAGGAAGCGGGTCTCGTTGCCCACCAGGGCCGGGTCTATGTGCTGGTAGGACCAGGGGGCCTTGGCCACGCCGGCAGCGTGAAGGCCCGCCTTGTGGGCGAAGGCGGCCGAGCCGACGTAAGGCTGGCGCGGGTTGGGGGGCAGGTTGGCCACCTCCGAGACGAAGCGGGAGACCTCCGTCAGCTTGCGCAGCTGCTCGTCGGTCACCACGTCCAGGCCCATCTTCAGCTTCAGGTTGGCGATGATGCTGATCATGTTGGCGTTGCCGCACATGTCGCCGTAGCCGTTGATGGCCCCCTGCACGTGGGTGGCCCCCGCCTCCACCGCTGCCAGCGTATTGGCCACGGCCAGGTCGGCGCCGTTGTGGGCGTGGATGCCCACGGCCGTGTCCACGGCGGCGACGGTCTCCTTTACCACCCGATAGACCTGGGAGGTGATGGTGCCGCCGTTGGTGTCGCAAAGCACCACGCAGTCGGCGCCGGCCCGGGCCGCCGCCCGCAGGCACTCCAGGGCGTAGTCGCGGTCGTAGAAGTAGCCGTCGAAGTAGTGCTCGGCGTCGAAGAATACGGTCAGGCCGTGGGCCTTAAGGAAGCGCACCGAGTCGGAGATCATGGCCAGGTTCTCCTCGGGAGTCGTCTCCAGGACCTCGGTGACGTGGCGCAGGTGGGCCTTGCCGACGATGGTCACCACTGGCGTAGCGGCGTCGATGAGGGCCCGCAGGTTGGGGTCCTGCTCGGCCCGGATGCCGGCCCGACGGGTGGAGCCGAAGGCGGCCAGCTTAGCGTTCCTGAGCTGGAGGGAGCGGGCGCGGACGAAGAACTCGGCGTCCTTGGGGTTGGAGCCGGGCCAGCCGCCCTCGATGTAGTGGACGCCCAGCTCGTCCAGCTTGCGGGCGATCTTGAGCTTGTCCTCGACGGAGAGGCTTATGCCCTCCATCTGGGTGCCGTCGCGCAACGTCGTATCGTAAAGCTCTACCCTCGCCATCTCTGCCTCGCGCTCCTTTGAAGTCGGTGAAGCCTAGTTCGACCGGAGTCGTAGCGGCAGAGCCCCCGCTCTCCACCTCGTGCAGTCCTGCAGACTTCGCCGTGCGGCGACCATTGCGCCACCTTCCTTGCCGCTATCCTTCCACCGCCTCTGCCACCTTCTCGCCCATCTCCTGCGTGCCCACCAGGCGGGTGCCCTCCTGGGCGATGTCGGGCGTGCGGTAGCCGGCGGCCAGCACCCGCTCCACCGCCTCCTCCACTGCCTGCGCCTCGGCCGGCAGCCCCAGGGAGTGGCGCAGCATCATGGCCACCGAGAGGATCATGGCCAGGGGATTGGCCACACCCTTGCCGGCTATGTCGGGGGCGGAGCCGTGCACCGGCTCGTAGAGGCCCAGGCCGGTGCCGTCCCGCCGGCGACGCCCCAGGCTGGCCGAGGGCAGCATGCCCATGCTGCCCGCCAGCATGGCCGCCTCGTCGGTGAGGATGTCGCCGAACATGTTCTCGGTGACGATGACGTCGAAGTCGGCCGGCCGGCGTATCAGGTGCATGGCGCAGGCGTCCACCAGCATGTGGCGCAGCTCCACATCGGGGTACTCCCGGGCCATTTCCTGGGCGATGGCCCGCCAGAGCCGCGACGACTCCAGTATGTTGGCCTTGTCCACGCTGGTGAGGCGCCTGCGTCGGGCGCGCGCCAGCTCGAAGCCCACCCGCAGGATGCGGCGGATCTCGCCCTCCGAGTACCGCAGAGTGTCCACCGCCTGCCGGCCGCGGCGGCTGCGCCACTGTCGCTGGGGTCGGCCGAAGTAGATGCCTCCCGTCAGCTCCCGCACCACCACCAGGTCCACCCCCTCCAGCACCTCGGGGCGCAGGGTGGAGGCGCCCGCCAGGAAGGGGTAGACCCTTACTGGCCGCAGGTTGGCAAAGAGGCCCAGCCCCTTGCGCAGGGCCAGAAGGCCCTGCTCGGGGCGCACCGGCGCCGTGGGGTCGTCCCACTTGGGGCCGCCCACCGCTGCCAGCAGCACGGCCTGGGAGCGGCGGCACCGCTCCAGCGTCTCGGGGCGGATGGCCACCCCGTAGCGGTCGATGCAGGCGCCGCCCA
This genomic interval from Dehalococcoidia bacterium contains the following:
- a CDS encoding FG-GAP-like repeat-containing protein, which gives rise to MRWLLLATLGLLAPLLLLGGTWRPALANHNVPACALDINPDPNAFEYIQAYEHKDYPWAYAPVFELAGFNQLFPELPGFGLPPLETGPRSAGSSRTVPPYIPPTLLKAIGWIESGWSQASLHPMVNPGDVGPALVSFDCGYGIMQVTSGMQPPPGSPPRSHPPTMEQALIGGHYAFNIARGALILAQKWNLAPEFNPIVGERDPRVVENWYFAVWSYNGFAFVNHPRNPDFPFPRPPYKGCDPNPDGAADNRGNYPYQELVYGCMAYPPVWGGRPLWTPLQAALPDYTQPAFSDTSRFFNCARGLGCAGMDIPTPILSPTATATPTPTSTPTPTPTATPTVTPTATPTATPSPTATGSGGTSAVSTTGAIDPTVPRANRGALLGLPTAAASPGSINLRAVSGLSSDWVNITVSNPGTGVFAWYATADVPWLQLSRIEGISLGSDLGGRVSSLAVRASAEGLGPGTYFGRVSIRSLYGGSAEVTVTLTVVPGLPMSSWNAADFSGDARGDLAAASSDTVLSTWLSQGDGSFSQRNFPAPYPLSQGTWLAGNFNGDRLADLLHVAPDRVVTWFSWGDGTYLPWQGNVVPSQGVWLTGRFNADNLTDVVYIGSDRAVTWFNWGDGTYLPWPANPIPPPGGTWLVGDFNGDGLSDLANISIARVLLWLNWGNGSYLVVTANAAPPSGGPWVAGDFNNDRLTDLFVVTGANTVQTWLDRGNGAFQPVAFRATYDVSRGTWLVGDFNGDGLADLLHVAPDRVMTWFSWGDGTYVTWTANIAPAAQATWLAADFDGDRKTDVARVTVDRIVAWLSRGDGTYAQR
- the cimA gene encoding citramalate synthase, whose translation is MARVELYDTTLRDGTQMEGISLSVEDKLKIARKLDELGVHYIEGGWPGSNPKDAEFFVRARSLQLRNAKLAAFGSTRRAGIRAEQDPNLRALIDAATPVVTIVGKAHLRHVTEVLETTPEENLAMISDSVRFLKAHGLTVFFDAEHYFDGYFYDRDYALECLRAAARAGADCVVLCDTNGGTITSQVYRVVKETVAAVDTAVGIHAHNGADLAVANTLAAVEAGATHVQGAINGYGDMCGNANMISIIANLKLKMGLDVVTDEQLRKLTEVSRFVSEVANLPPNPRQPYVGSAAFAHKAGLHAAGVAKAPWSYQHIDPALVGNETRFLVSELSGSHGVLAKLREQGVEVDREEARRIVEQVKMMESRGYQYEGAEASLELLVRRSRPGYQPPFELEDFMVVERRHHGPGDREMLAEAMVKVRVGDEVIHTAAEGNGPVNALDAAVRKALLQFYPSLEAVKLVDYKVRIIDPGHGTAASVRVLIESTDGEQSWTTVGASTDIIEASWLALADSLEYWLVKRGATLS
- a CDS encoding ABC transporter permease translates to MAQLPPALWELWQRRELLAHMTVRHLKGQFKQSVLGYSWTLVNPLSQMLILTFVFSRILQVPTGIPGVPYTLFLFMGLLPWNFFSAAVSSATGSVSGAAGLVTKVYFPREILPIAAILTKVVDLLVGLLILTGLMVFFGHPPAWTSVWVPLLFLVQFVFTVGLSLPLAALNLYFHDVSFLVGVALTLWFYLTPVLYPLSRVPEGYQWLFDLNPNSLFIEAYRRVVLQGISPGTERVLMGLAISLATFVVGYYLFKKMEPGFADSV
- a CDS encoding ABC transporter ATP-binding protein — encoded protein: MSEEVIEFRSVSKRFRIHHHRTLREFVPALLRGEAFSEPFYALRDVTFSVRRGETLGIVGRNGSGKSTILKMIAGVTAPTSGTVVVRGRVSPLIELGAGFHPDMTGRENVYMNASILGMSNRQIRERFDDIVAFAELGEFIDVPVKRYSSGMYVRLGFAVAVHSDPDILLVDEVLAVGDLAFQEKCLARMRQFQEQGVTIVLVSHSLELVNLFCQRALWLDGGRVMAEGRPDEVTRLYAESLSRSPSPA
- the leuB gene encoding 3-isopropylmalate dehydrogenase, encoding MGTYRIVALPGDGVGPEVMAAGLRVLQAVERRFDHRFLVEEDLVGGACIDRYGVAIRPETLERCRRSQAVLLAAVGGPKWDDPTAPVRPEQGLLALRKGLGLFANLRPVRVYPFLAGASTLRPEVLEGVDLVVVRELTGGIYFGRPQRQWRSRRGRQAVDTLRYSEGEIRRILRVGFELARARRRRLTSVDKANILESSRLWRAIAQEMAREYPDVELRHMLVDACAMHLIRRPADFDVIVTENMFGDILTDEAAMLAGSMGMLPSASLGRRRRDGTGLGLYEPVHGSAPDIAGKGVANPLAMILSVAMMLRHSLGLPAEAQAVEEAVERVLAAGYRTPDIAQEGTRLVGTQEMGEKVAEAVEG